The genome window ttttatcgaaCTAACCCGACAAGTTTCGGCGGTACATCCTGTCGACATTCCCTCACCCGAAGTCAGATGAAACACCGGTGAAAAACCTTTGGACTGTCGAGAAAGGTCTAATCAGCTCGGGTAAAAAACAAAGTGGTACAAAATAATCGCAATGTCGAACAGTCTAATTTCCCTTCACAAACGGTGGTAACCTTTTTCCGCTGAAATTTCCGGTCCCTCTTACAAATTTCGAGTCATATAATCCCGTTGGATTGCTAGAGAGGTCTTCCAAACATCTATGGATGATGCTTCTGAAGATTTTTCTACGCAGttgattctcaaaaaaattattgaactttcTTCTTTTACCGTGAATTTAGTTAATTTACTGTTCAACTATGaagcgaaaaaaaacaatttccacCTCTCCCAATTAGTCACTGGAAGATTCGACAGTTCCTCGTGGAAAGTAAACGCTTTTCATTTCGTATCACGCGCAGATTGACGCAATAAATCAAGGACAAATTCACTACAGACTGACGAAACCCCGTGAATTTGTCGTATCGTAGTAGCCTAGTAAGGTCAGAAGCTGTATCAGCAAGTCAGCACGGCGTAATCATTGCTTATCAATTCAAtagtgaattgaaaaaatgcaataaaGAATGCATTTGAGCGCCGAGTCAATGCTCGTCACGCACAAAGAGTTCATTGGGCGAATAAGGAGCACTAGAGAAATACAAGTTTTATGTAATCACTAACGCTGAGAACCCATTTTTCTCGTGGCTTTTATCTAGGTACCTGAGAGTTAGGAATGTCATTCCAGTGGTATTCGTCTTCTCTCTCTACCCCCGAACACGTGTGTAGACTCTTCTCGGGACGTGATGTCGAAGCGGCTCGAGGATTCGGAGAGAGAGCGCAGTCTTGGATTATGCAATTTTTCGTGGCGCTAgttgaaaactattttttccagACTTATGGGCCCCTCGAGCGCCTGTCGGCAGGTATAGAGGCGAGAAAATCCCATTAAAATATATGGAAATATCTTGATTAGGCCCAAtttatgttgaaaaatatgaaaaatatatcacaTACTTATGTTTTATTGCCTCCTACATTCGCAAAAAACAAAAGGAGATGACtgacatatttttcaaataaatttgtccATCGCGGATGATTTGTTTTCCCGAAAATGATTCGGTAAATGAATGATCTTCCATTAAAAGAAACTAGAATTATTCACTGTctaattaattctatttttcctctcaaaatattattttcttgcTCTTTGTTTCTGCGGGAAAAATAACTGTCTTTGAAATATCTTTCAGcaatctttggaaaattcttgcACGACTTCTGAAAGATATTCTATATTCATAGGCGAATGAATTgcattgacaatttttcagcTCCACTCATGGAAATCACACAAAATATACATGTGGATGAACGACCTTGCATGGTCAGCACCTTTCTATTCCCCATTCATTACAAGACACTCCACAATTCTTCAACATATCTATTCGTGTGCGGAATAACCCAGTCGCCGTAGCGTGGACTTTgcctcaaaaatatttatcactaTCGCGTGGCCTGCCCAATTTAAGGTGATTACCGACCCATCGACATTGAAATGTGCTAGTCACAATGCCCAAAATAGAATTAttacattgattaatttttcaacccaCATTTCAACCAATGCAGTTGCTTTAAATATCTCTTCCCATCAAGATACGTAAAATCCATCTTCGGATTTGACTCCAGGGCGCCAGAAAGCCGGAGCAATATCATGGgaattctattaaaaaaacCCTAACTATCGAAATGTTCATCTTgcaatcaatttaaaaaattaaattattctgtaATTTTCACGCGAATTGCGGTACTCGCGAAAACCTGGAGAGAACCCTGTGCTCCTTAATCCTTAGGTATTGTAAATTTTAGTCGGAGATAAAAGTAGAAAGTAGGTAATCATCGGATTGGTCTCCCTGTAATGCAACTTGAATAATACTGCGCACTCATTCTCTGACGCGTTTGGGTTTCCCCTTCTTTCATAAAGAATTCGTAAGGTGGACCTTGGTTCCCTGTATATACAAAACACTAACGCAATTATGTGATGATCGATGCAACGGTTGAATTGTCACCAGGTGGAATGTTCTAGAAGTTCACTGacaaaataattggatttaGCTGTCAATTATCGTACGCAGATGTCCTTTCTCCCAATTGAAGTGCAGATTTTTACGAGCCTTcactcacaattttttcccacaaagtggaaaaaaattatggtgaTATATATTTACTAAACTTATTGATTACAATTAGCTtgcaaaattgtttaaaagatATGAATCAACCAAATGCTTGGATATCAAGCGATTAGTAACTCATAATTACATTGGAAATATTGATCGACAGTTGTCTTATCCAACGCGGAAATGCTTCTCTCGCGTCACACGTATTTTCCCTGTATATACCAAACGTTAACGCAATTATAGGACGGCCGATGCGTCGGGTGTTGGAATATTCTAGGAGTTCAATGACAGGAGAATTCCACGAGACAGTTTAATTATCGTCTGAGAATATTCAAATTATCCAATTAAATCGCCAATTTAGAAGAAAATTCTCTCAAAGTTTTTTCCCCCGAAATTAAActgataaataattctttAATAATAACATATTAATTAAGACTGAGTTTACTTTTAAGAACTAATTAACTTATTATTGCATCGCAAGTACGTATTGACAGTTGTCACATTCAATgcggaaatatatttttccatcgaaaTACTTGAAATTAGCGGAAAACCGACAGACGCCATCGGAAATGACTAATTCATAAAGCGAATCATCAGCATAAATACATAATGATCTTTCCGCAGTTCAAGACTGGAATGCAGGATGCTTGTAAGGTTCTCAGGGGTCAGAGTAGCTCAGTCTGAGCCCTCATAATAATGACTGACCTCAATccataaatcaatgaatttcattcaattaacaagaatgataaaaaaagagCAAACTCAGTGAGGGTGAAGAGCCTCTCCGGCTCGAGCTGGTTCGATACTTCGTTTAATCAGTGCAGTGGCCTATCAGATAGAACTCTGTTTCGCGATTAGGTCTTCATCATTGCCGATAGAATTCCTTCACGTCCGGAGCATGGCACTGAGGCGTGATCCGTCAATACACTTGATAAAACATATATCCAGGTATCTATCAGACATGCTGACCTTGATTGAAGTCAATCCGACGATTAAAAACGGAGACATTGCGATTACGAAATGGCAAACTAGTGATCTAATCAATATCGACAACTACtaattatggattttttttaatgagctgTTAACTAGACTGACGACAGTGTAATGCACTTTTACACTTGTTAATCAAACATGGAAATATACTGGGACGCAATTGACCACTCGGTCAAAGTACCCGGACACCTTTCTGACGTCAATTTATTGAGAAGTAGAAGGAAAACATTGCAATGTTTATATTGAATGGTCAAAGATTGAATCGGTTGCTCATTATGTAGGGTAGAGAGTCGAGGAAGTTAACAGACAAGGTAGCTCGGGGTCGCATTCTTTACGAGGCTTTCAACTCCAGCTCATTATTAGTCGACATCTTGGGTGATGTATCCGCCTAATGGCGATATCTCACCTCGGGATTTTAAACTCTTGTTGAAATTGTTTATCATCTTGAGATCATTGCAGAGTCGCTGCAAACAGTTTCTGCGAATTGAACATATTTTCTAACTCCTCTTTTAGTTTTTTCTGTCTTCTTTTCGCTGAGAATTCATTACTCAAAGAATTTCcgcacttcattttttcccccgggttttatttttttttaagccgAGGCCGCCTGCAGAAGATAATAGAAACGTGACAATATTGTCATTGAAAAGTGGTCAAAGGTCCagatcaattattcattatctATTGTGATGAGTGGAGGAAATTAGCAGACAAGGTAGCTTGGGTCAGGTTCTTTAAAACTGTCAACTCCTCATTATGCGTCGCCATCTTGGGTTGTCAACCTCTGGGGACGTGCCACCTCGTGATTTCAACGcatctttgaatttatttatcctgTTGGAACCATTCGCGATTCACTTCAACCGTTTTTAtatgaagaaaatttaatttcatccaATTTACGAATTTTTCGTCGTTCTTAaggtagaaaattttattctcgcaTTGTTCCTTCAACTCTCAATGCCCCAGGTCTTGAGGCAACCACGAAAGCCCCCCTTGATGACTAAATTTCAAAAGACATTCTTTCTGTTGCAGGTCAAACCTGCGAAGGATCGCTCGCCACGATGAGCCAGAATTCAGTAACGCGAGTATCCTTCATAGCATGGAGAAATTCGTGAAAGCTGTGAACGAGATGGAGGAGACAATTCTGGTGCCCTCTCGTCTCCTGGACCTGGCAGTGGGTGATGCAAGTGACACAGTGAGCCAGAAGGGCTTAAATAACATCAAGAATACAATGCCCGACACTGACCTCTACAGACTCTACAACATTGTCACCAAGATGAAGCTGGAACTTCTGTGGTCCCAGAAGTCTAACGTCGACAGCCAGGACGACGAGGACGAGATCACCGAGGAAGTCCGTCGGAAAAATAGGACGACACCAAGTGACGCTGTGAGGCTTGGCCACGCACGCTGCCCTAGCACCACGTCAATGCAGAGCATGCAGAGCGCATCTTCAGTTATATCTAGCTCAAGCTCCTGTGACTCAGACTCTGACATTGGAATTGAGATTGATTCAGGAATGGAGGGTGAAGATTCACCCAATGACAGGTGCGCCAATCAGGCAGCTGAGACCTTTCGTCGTCATCTCCATGGTCTCCATCGCAGCATCAAACGCTTGACCTCAGCTGCAGAATACCTCACCCTCAGATATCAAATTGACGTCGGAGGACAAGTTTAGTTTCATCACTAACACTTGATTCTTtactttcgttttttttttcaatcgtctTGACCTATTCAACTTGTTCTCGTCGTCGTGACCATCGGTGATCAAGTCTAGAGAATCTCGTGAATTAGATCCTCGCTGGATCGAGGTGCTAGTAGAAGGATAAGTGATAACGGGGCATTAGTTCTGGGGCGATTTCGCCTCCTTTCCAGAATCAGAAGGGGGCCTGAAAGTCTAATGGTCAACGTGAGCAATTGGTTCATTCTTTAGATAATGGATGGAACGAGCTGGAGGTGATTtgaagagaataaataatttgaatgaataCCTGGAAATACGAGCTAGATAACAGGTGCTAAAGAGTGAAATTTTGTAGACACACTTTCCGGACTATCTTGGTGGGTTCAAGATGGCACCGCTCCTTCTCATTTTCCCAAGGCTATAaacattatttattctctCTGAATCGCTCGTAAGAAACTTCAGTTAGTTTCGGCAACGTGAACAAATTCTATCCAGCATATTTTAGATTCTTTCATGCCCcttttgtcgattttttcagggcCAACATCTCCCCGCTcaaagataataattttgcCCAGGATCTTTCTTATAAGGACCTTGACGATTCGATTGATTGCTATTCGAGGGTGGTGTGGCAGGAGATCGTCGTGTTCACTGAGTCGATGATCGGTCGACCGTTGATCGATCACTGGTCGCGGCTTAAACTTGCAAAGGTCAGTTGTTGGCCGACGGTTAGCCAATCACCGAGTCGAGATCGATCAGCACTGAAATCGCGACCAAGTCGAAACCTCTATCAATTAATCTATTAGCGAATTGAACGAATAATCACCATAAACACCTGATGACGATGAGAACGCGTTGAAATAGGTCGAATTCAGGGATTTTCATTGCGTGAAGAACTCAACGAGCTATTGCGAGTGTACCGTACGTAAGCAACATCTGCTTTCTCTTGATGATTAACAACCAAGACAAGAACTATTCAAATTGTCTCGCAGAACTTCAGTTGcataattgtaaaaataaatgtagctTCTGTGGGTCTTCACCGTAAATTCAAAGTAATAATACCCCTCACGCCCATTACATCTGCTTTTAttatttccgaaaaaaaaaaattccacgacATTACTTGGGAATAATATGTGAATCTAGTGCTTGGAATCAGGAAATGTCAATGATGCAACATGTCGCGAGGAGAAATTCGATAATTGCAGTGATTAAAATCGATCATCGTTTTAATAAACTGAAATGCGAATCATGGACGTTGTCTAGGCTTAAGTTCataactatttattttttattacactcTTTGTCATGTCAGAAAAAAACCCAAAATCCATGAGCCTTATTTATATGTTCATTGAAGAGATGGCTTCTTGGCAGCCGGACACTGCAAATTCTGTCGTTGAAAATGGCTATTTCTGCACAGAAGTATGCAAAGGAGGTTAAGTCAACTCGACTCACAGAATATTTTCGTATAGAAGGGAGGTAGCAAAATTGATGTCATAAGCTTCGTTGTAGATCTCCACTAGCTCTTCAAAAAAGATTTTAACCTAAATTATCTATATCCCTTGGATACGAAAATGTTCCTTAAAAAATTAGTAATGAGTCAAACTGATTAACCTCGTTTACTTCACCACAGACTCCCAATATTTAGAAACCAAAAATCTTCTCAAGTTCAAAACCTGTTCGATGACGCACACGGAAAACACTCGcaagtgaagaaaaaaggaAGCAGATTATGAATAagcaattggaatgaaaaacaaaatattcctACTTGTTCTTTCTGTACATATGCTGTACATAGAATATAAAGAGTCGTCGTGTAAAAAATTAGGTGGTAATGACACTTTTATAAGTTTATTCTACGCTCTTGCGAATTATTCATGTCACTGTTGTACACTATGAgaatatttcaaatgaatacatattttttttcgaatgttGAGCTGAAtcgaacaaaaatagaatggtTGTTAAATgggctactgcacttctttgtcgaataaattgaatgaaacagATGATGAAGCCTTCGTTTTACTTTGAAACCTCGAAAATAGACAGTGACGTGATgacaaattcattgaaatagtttcaatctcaatagtttttatttaataactaAAGGTGGATGAGTTATTGATGGTAAATATCGAGTTGTTGACTAAATGACGTTATTTGATGTCATATGCATCAATCTATTGAAACTAGGATAATAAATATCAAACATTTTTGTTTATATACGAAGTAAAAATGTTTCCTCTGACTGTATAAGAATggtaaataaatttgcaaCTGCCTTTTagatgaattcaattatttaatgatcATATATcttgtaaaattgaaattatcatATATTTACAGTCGGAATAAAATGAACCAACGAATTGTTTCTTCATGGCACAGTTTGGCGGAATTTAATTggaatgattgatttttagaaaatgtctcctggtttttttttcaattaacacAATTAAATGTTTCATTTGCGGAGCTGTGACTAACTGATGTCAACGTTGGGGTCGAGATCTCTGAGATTAGCGTAGTCAGGGTTAGTGGAGAATATGTCGAAGAGCTCACAGAAGGTCGGACGATCCTGGGGAGTGTAGGACCAGCATCTATTCATCACTTCATAGATGTGGTCGGGACAGTCTTCTGGTTTTTGCAAACGTTCTCCTTTCTCAACTAGTTGTATCACCTGGTGAATTGAGGACACATTTTATTGTTGCGCTGAGAAAAAGTCTTTTAAAAAGTACGTCTCATTTATAGCAGGAAACGTGTGGCCTTGAAAAACACCGAGAGGAAAATGTGTTGTATTAAGAAAAAAAGCAACATTCACCAAATAACTTTATACCTATCCTGAAAATAAGGACAGtttgataatgataatgaaatcattttccccagcatataaaattgaattaatcaattcaatattttttccaacaatatttaatattttttatacgtACATCAACCCCTCGACGATCCCCGTAAGGCTGGTCCCCATAGGAAAACATCTCCCAAAGTGTGACCCCAAAGCTCCAGACATCACTGGCATGTGAGAAAGTCCCAAAATTATACGATTCCGGTGCATACCACTTGATGGGCCACTTGCCCCCCTGCGTTGCCCTGTAATAATCACTGGAGCCAAAGCTCCTCGACAGCCCAAAATCGCTGATCTTAGCTTGATGCCTGGAGGCAAGAAGAATATTCCTAGCAGCAAGATCTCTGTGAACGAGCCTCAACTCTTCCAGGTACTTCATACCAGAAGCAATCTGTGCGGCCCAGATCTTGAGCTCATAAGTGGTACTGATTCTGTCAGGGAATTCCAGGAGATACGCCAGCATTGACCCCAGTGGCACCAGTTCCTGGACCATCAGTAGGGGCGGCCCCTCGGAGAAGCCAATGAGCTTGACAATGCAGTGATGATCGAAAGTCATCATGAGCCTGGCTTCCCGCAGGAACTCCTCTCTCGTGACAATACTGTGAGTATCCCTGAGGGTTTTTATGGCGACTGGTTCTTGAATTCCCCGGGAACTCTGAAGGACGCCCTCGTACACCGCCCCAAACTCTCCCTCACCCAGGACCTCTCCAAGGATAAGGTTCTCCCCAGGGATGAAGTCTTGACAACTGTTGGATGGACGGGCCTCGGGGTCTGGACCTACTGGAGGGATTGTACGTCATTCAATACTGAAAAATCATCctggagaaataaatttcgatCAACTAATCCTTTAAAAAGGGCCCAATACCGATTTAATATTACAAAACTCTAATAAGAATAATCTTTGACAATGTAACCCCCAAAAAACTCGAATGTAATCGGTGGTAATGCCCTCGAGCCTCAACAGACTCCAGTAGACAATTTATGTGGAGATTCATATCCAACAGATTATGTGATGTGATACCTGCTGGAGGTGCTGGTGCACTGAATCCCATGTCAAACGCGATGTTCCTGAGATAAGATCCATCGGCCGACTGATGCCCGCCCTCAGAGTGCTTTCTGCCGAGAGTATTCCCGTTGAAGATCGAAGGTGGCATCTCGGGCACTGGAGGCCTCGGGTCCGGAGGGATGGGATGCACCAGGGGCCCTGGGAGACCATCCGGCATGCACCTGTAGTGCTCCACCACGTGCTCCAGGGACGCAAGGTAAGGTCCGTTATCGATAAACAGGAgatcatttttcttttggatTTGAAAGTGATAGTCCTGACGATGGTAGCTCACTGTGAGGACGTAGGTACCCCCGCGACGGTCGCTGAAGCGAACCAGAAAGCTGCCCTCTTTGTCACCGTGTTTATGGAGAAGGGCGACTGCTTCTGTCCGGTCCAGTGTTCCATGGTACCAGGAggtctttttttctttaggcGCTGGGGCTTCGTAGTCACGTAGAAGCTTCATACAGTCCGTGTGGCCGTTTCGACGAGCTAAACTCTCGGGGATATCGTCCGCCAGGGTGCGAGGGTGCACAGGAGCGTTCATAGAAAGAAGGACTTTTATCACCTCTCGTTGTCCCGCACTCGCCGCCTCGTGCAGGGGCACCATTCCTTTGGAAATTGacgtaatttcattttttaaaaactcttGGTTGAGTTTTTGCATTTGTTTTCGCTGGGTTTTCATGCTGAATGATGCGTTTGAAAAATAGGGTTTCACAGACTGAATTACCTGTTTCTGTGTGTCTTGCTTGGACATTGGCTCCACCCAATATGAGAATTCTAACGGTATTAGGAAGATTACTTTGGCATGCgtactgaaatgaaaaaaaatccaatcgtCAATATGAACCTTTGTCTTCAACGGATGGAGTGGAAGTACTCCACGCATTTTTCTCCACCATACCTCAATAAGATGGGAATCGTGGGGTTCTCAGCTGCTTGCGAGGACAATCGTATTCAATAATCATTCAATAGAATCATATCGAGAAATATGAATTAAAGAATTGCAAATGGCTTACGTGAAGAGGAGTGTACCCAGCGGAATCTCGACAGTTGACACTGGCTTTGCTCTCGATGAGCTTCTTCAGAATATCATCAGCACCGTCTTTGGCTGCCAGGTGTACTGCCGTCTGGCCGAGTTCATTCTTGGCTTCCAGACTTCTGTATCCGCATTTTAAAAGCTCTGACACTATCGTATAATTTCCCTAAACGAAAATATCAGAGTTAACTaatgaatttcataattaattctctAAATAAACAGTCTAAAGCTCATGTTTATTTACTTGATAAATCATGAATTCGTTAAAAAATCCATCATTTTTTGGTCAATCGCTAAATAAATCACCTGCATTGTAGCTCTGTGCAGCAAATTAGTTCTGCCATGTCTTCGCGTGTCATGAGGAGGCAGAAGGCCTCTGCAGGGCTTCTGCAATTTAATCTCAAGTCCATGGTTGTCCTCCTGGTAGTACTCTATCAAGGTGTCCAGGCCATGTATTGTGGTCTCGTCATCTGATCAAtcattttctattaattttagtTGATTTGGTATGTACACACCAAGTACAACGTGTTAATTATATGATCCAaggaaaaaacaaaagaaCAAATTAGTAACGGAGTGGTAAATCTAAGGAAGtgagcaaaatttttattgctacTAGAGTAACGAATAACAAACTCGTAGAAAGACTTTTCggctattgaaaaaaatagccCTACTCCAAGGTCAGGGCTATTTTTCCGCGAGTcaaaaacgatttttattaCGAGTGTTGAGCAACAGTTTTCATCACAATGGGTGAGAAAGATATTTCGTCGATGTACAAAGAACAAAGaaggaataaattattgaaaatcgcTGAATTATTACTCACCAATCGAGAAGAAGGCGTCCTCCCCGTGTTTACGAATTTGATAGTGAATCACCTCCTGGTTGTGCAGAACAGAGAGCACGTAGTCACCTGTTGACGTGCTGCTCTCTCTCACCAAAAACATGCCATCCTCATTTCCTGAGAAAGAAGCAATTCAAAGAAATGCTGTTAATTCCCCTGCTGTGGTGCATGGAAATGTCAAGCGATTACTTCACTGCAAATTTAATGAGCATAATGACGATAATTTACCCCTTCTCAGGAGATTCTCAGCCCCTTCACGGGACAGTTTTCCGTGGTACCAGGAGATATCATCATCCTGGGCCatgtttttatgatttttaagaattattattCACACAATAGTTTCACCAAATAATTGTTCCGAACTGCTTTCATCGTTGAAATTTAATCGAATGAGGGACAGAAGGTGGAATATTTTATTAGTCAAACCTGCACTAGTCTTTCACGCTATTTACTGAGCAATAAAAATACGGATATCTGTCCGTGGCGTCCTCTCTGTGCCACACATGTCAGCTTTTCATCTACAGAGTAACTAAGTAGCGACCTCTGTATGTTAGATCGCACAGTTCATCCCAAttgaacaatattttccaatgtaaattccaaaaaaaaatccattcgaTTACAAAGCTTTTCAATCCAATTccactcattaatttttttgagattaaaaaaatcagaaaattctcagaatttttttttaaacccttCGGTAGATGTCACCCTAGCGGCCGCAACCCCTAAAAATCATGAACACAGCCCTCTCTGAAAGTAAacaccaaagaggatagaccaaagtagaggctcagttctgggggtttgactgacgccagtttctccacgttaccgacacgatttcacccccgaggagacggggcgccacgagtcctactggggtatctgcatatcggccaagcgggggggctccgttcgtacttgttcaactgtacaaatgatcaactgtacacagaatttttagaCGGTGAGAGCACTGCTGtgtagggattcaactgtcgagagacaaagctaggctgtacatgtggacccagcgccacatgtacagtctagctttttagaattttagaattttcaaacggtgctcttaccgtttgaaaattctgtgtacagttgatcatttgtacagttgaacaagtacgaacggagcccccccgcttggccgatatgcagataccccagtaggactcgtggcgccccgtctcctcgggggtgaaatcgtgtcggtaacgtggagaaactggcgtcagtcaaacccccagaactgagcctctactttggtctatcctctttggtaaACACACACGAGTTGATAGAATGACCGTTTTCAGCTGCGCTGATGGTGTGCATGTATGGGGGGAGGATTGCTTCTGTTCTGTGCGCAATCCCCACCGTTCCCTGAAAATTCATGGAGCGGAGGGGAAAGGGCACCTTCCAGAGTCCCTCCAGTCGATTTAGAATAGTGGTGTAAGTCAAGATGGATGCTTCATTTGCTCCATAAAATGCGAGTATGGATTTCCCCGCGTGATTTCCCTTCCAACTGCCGCGAACGAAGGCACAAGAAATTTCAAACATCTCCACatttttaatcccaaaaattATGACAGTGTTAGCGCATGATTATATCGTGATTAATATGTGGAGTTATGACTGATAAATCTGCCAGTGAAATACACTCGTACTACAATGGTGGATAACAATTGCATTATCGAGGGGAATGTCAAATTCCGGGACGGCAAGAAAGTGAGAAaacattttgcaatttttcatacttttttatgagctttttttgttgttattttttgcTCCTTTTGCGATTGCAGGCTTTGGTTGCTAATCGAGGGAACAAAAGACAAATTATGCCCTGTCAAATTTATTGACACCCCCCTACCCCACACTAACACCCCGCTTTCGCCCCAGGATATTCGgcataatagtaataataatgataatgataatccCGTCGAGTGCCGGCTGCGTCTGGTGGCTCTcgtctcatttttcatttttttgttgaatccaGTTTTATGGGAGAAAAAATCAGAGATGAGTAGCtgcgaaaattgaatgaaatttttctatccgttgggagtatttttttttgctttaattttttggatttttatgtAATGAAGTTCAGTTCATGTAATACCGGCCCTGGGTTTTTTTCAGTCGATCAGGGTCTCGCATATGTTGTATATAATTCATTCTCCATGACATCTAATTTTACTAGAAAAAATAGAGAGCTTCAGGAAAATGGAGCTAAAATCCTCTTTTTGGAAAAGCAATTTTTTCACGCTAGATTACCAAGGATTAATCATGCAGCTTTCCCCTCATCTGTTCCTCTAGTTCATTCTGATAATTAGCATTATGGAATTTTGTTATTGAGCCCTTGTCTCGCGAATGTCAtagctattttatttttttatggaatccaaattagcgaaaaaaaatcagttgcgaatggctttaaaaaattgaataaacattCGTTGAAGATAATTTCCCGTCCAGATTGTCGCCCCATTGTAGATTTTTTGTATGATTTTTCACCGTATGTGGAATGCATGTACGAGAGGAAATAACACCCGTGTTTTCGTTTACGACTCGAGTTCCCTTTGAAAAATGgtattggtttttttttattagtcgTCGTCCGGCATATGTTATGGCTAATTCGGGgaattcttttcttttcagTGGAAGTCACGGTGGTGCGTCATGCGAAAACTGTCGCCAGTCGcaggtaaataatttttagactaaaaaaaaatacactgaGTGTTATTTTTCTATCTATTTTACCCAAAttgttttataaaatattcgatGGGGCGttattttgtgaaaaatt of Diachasmimorpha longicaudata isolate KC_UGA_2023 chromosome 3, iyDiaLong2, whole genome shotgun sequence contains these proteins:
- the LOC135160579 gene encoding tyrosine-protein kinase Shark isoform X1, which gives rise to MAQDDDISWYHGKLSREGAENLLRRGNEDGMFLVRESSTSTGDYVLSVLHNQEVIHYQIRKHGEDAFFSIDDETTIHGLDTLIEYYQEDNHGLEIKLQKPCRGLLPPHDTRRHGRTNLLHRATMQGNYTIVSELLKCGYRSLEAKNELGQTAVHLAAKDGADDILKKLIESKASVNCRDSAGYTPLHYACQSNLPNTVRILILGGANVQARHTETGMVPLHEAASAGQREVIKVLLSMNAPVHPRTLADDIPESLARRNGHTDCMKLLRDYEAPAPKEKKTSWYHGTLDRTEAVALLHKHGDKEGSFLVRFSDRRGGTYVLTVSYHRQDYHFQIQKKNDLLFIDNGPYLASLEHVVEHYRCMPDGLPGPLVHPIPPDPRPPVPEMPPSIFNGNTLGRKHSEGGHQSADGSYLRNIAFDMGFSAPAPPAVGPDPEARPSNSCQDFIPGENLILGEVLGEGEFGAVYEGVLQSSRGIQEPVAIKTLRDTHSIVTREEFLREARLMMTFDHHCIVKLIGFSEGPPLLMVQELVPLGSMLAYLLEFPDRISTTYELKIWAAQIASGMKYLEELRLVHRDLAARNILLASRHQAKISDFGLSRSFGSSDYYRATQGGKWPIKWYAPESYNFGTFSHASDVWSFGVTLWEMFSYGDQPYGDRRGVDVIQLVEKGERLQKPEDCPDHIYEVMNRCWSYTPQDRPTFCELFDIFSTNPDYANLRDLDPNVDIS
- the LOC135160611 gene encoding uncharacterized protein LOC135160611 isoform X1, translating into MMNYGESPANLESRHSFCCRSNLRRIARHDEPEFSNASILHSMEKFVKAVNEMEETILVPSRLLDLAVGDASDTVSQKGLNNIKNTMPDTDLYRLYNIVTKMKLELLWSQKSNVDSQDDEDEITEEVRRKNRTTPSDAVRLGHARCPSTTSMQSMQSASSVISSSSSCDSDSDIGIEIDSGMEGEDSPNDRCANQAAETFRRHLHGLHRSIKRLTSAAEYLTLRYQIDVGGQV
- the LOC135160611 gene encoding uncharacterized protein LOC135160611 isoform X2, whose amino-acid sequence is MMNYGESPANLESRSNLRRIARHDEPEFSNASILHSMEKFVKAVNEMEETILVPSRLLDLAVGDASDTVSQKGLNNIKNTMPDTDLYRLYNIVTKMKLELLWSQKSNVDSQDDEDEITEEVRRKNRTTPSDAVRLGHARCPSTTSMQSMQSASSVISSSSSCDSDSDIGIEIDSGMEGEDSPNDRCANQAAETFRRHLHGLHRSIKRLTSAAEYLTLRYQIDVGGQV
- the LOC135160611 gene encoding uncharacterized protein LOC135160611 isoform X3 translates to MEKFVKAVNEMEETILVPSRLLDLAVGDASDTVSQKGLNNIKNTMPDTDLYRLYNIVTKMKLELLWSQKSNVDSQDDEDEITEEVRRKNRTTPSDAVRLGHARCPSTTSMQSMQSASSVISSSSSCDSDSDIGIEIDSGMEGEDSPNDRCANQAAETFRRHLHGLHRSIKRLTSAAEYLTLRYQIDVGGQV
- the LOC135160579 gene encoding tyrosine-protein kinase Shark isoform X2, encoding MQGNYTIVSELLKCGYRSLEAKNELGQTAVHLAAKDGADDILKKLIESKASVNCRDSAGYTPLHYACQSNLPNTVRILILGGANVQARHTETGMVPLHEAASAGQREVIKVLLSMNAPVHPRTLADDIPESLARRNGHTDCMKLLRDYEAPAPKEKKTSWYHGTLDRTEAVALLHKHGDKEGSFLVRFSDRRGGTYVLTVSYHRQDYHFQIQKKNDLLFIDNGPYLASLEHVVEHYRCMPDGLPGPLVHPIPPDPRPPVPEMPPSIFNGNTLGRKHSEGGHQSADGSYLRNIAFDMGFSAPAPPAVGPDPEARPSNSCQDFIPGENLILGEVLGEGEFGAVYEGVLQSSRGIQEPVAIKTLRDTHSIVTREEFLREARLMMTFDHHCIVKLIGFSEGPPLLMVQELVPLGSMLAYLLEFPDRISTTYELKIWAAQIASGMKYLEELRLVHRDLAARNILLASRHQAKISDFGLSRSFGSSDYYRATQGGKWPIKWYAPESYNFGTFSHASDVWSFGVTLWEMFSYGDQPYGDRRGVDVIQLVEKGERLQKPEDCPDHIYEVMNRCWSYTPQDRPTFCELFDIFSTNPDYANLRDLDPNVDIS